One Limnochordia bacterium genomic region harbors:
- a CDS encoding DUF512 domain-containing protein, whose protein sequence is MVAKIKDVAVGSLADELGLEPNDELVAINGHRLRDIVDYYYYSDVSSLALTVGKPDGEVWIIETEKEPDEPLGITFFQVLFNRVKSCANQCMFCFEDQMPKGMRPSLKEKDDDYRLSFLYGNFITLTNLSKSDWQRISEQRLTPLYLSVHATDPKVRARLLGNPKGAQIREQLDWLREHQIQVHCQVVLCPEENDGQVLISTLEDLKGYWPNVLSVAVVPVGLTKHRAALPSLRSVTHDEAKRLIAWFAEFQTACLGEFGTRFAWLSDEFYYLARQEVPSSEEYEDYPQLENGVGMVASFLEELAQCSWPGGLRSPRHVTAATASMGAYFLRSMFDDLSRVENLQFCVEVIKSNFFGPLVTATGLITGADLIASLKGKELGDYLVLPAVTVNQDLVFLDDVHLEDVARELNVKIRLINGAPAMAKFITELAEG, encoded by the coding sequence GATTACTACTATTACTCCGATGTCTCTAGCCTTGCTTTGACCGTAGGAAAGCCCGATGGTGAGGTTTGGATCATCGAAACGGAGAAAGAGCCAGATGAGCCATTGGGTATTACCTTCTTCCAAGTCCTGTTTAACCGGGTGAAGTCCTGTGCCAATCAGTGTATGTTTTGCTTTGAAGATCAAATGCCGAAAGGGATGAGGCCATCGCTAAAAGAGAAAGACGATGATTACCGGCTGTCCTTTCTCTACGGAAACTTCATTACCTTGACTAACCTATCGAAAAGCGATTGGCAACGGATATCCGAGCAAAGGCTCACTCCCTTGTATCTATCGGTCCATGCAACTGATCCAAAGGTCCGTGCTAGACTTCTGGGTAACCCTAAGGGGGCCCAAATTCGTGAACAGTTAGATTGGTTAAGGGAGCATCAGATTCAGGTGCACTGCCAGGTTGTGCTGTGTCCGGAGGAAAATGATGGACAAGTGCTTATCTCAACCCTGGAGGACTTGAAGGGCTATTGGCCCAACGTTCTTTCCGTAGCAGTAGTCCCCGTGGGTCTGACTAAGCATCGGGCGGCCCTTCCCTCACTGCGGTCTGTTACACATGATGAGGCTAAGCGACTAATCGCTTGGTTTGCAGAGTTTCAGACGGCGTGCCTAGGGGAGTTTGGCACTAGGTTCGCTTGGTTGTCCGATGAATTCTACTACCTGGCACGGCAAGAGGTACCAAGTTCCGAGGAGTATGAGGACTATCCCCAACTGGAAAACGGAGTGGGCATGGTAGCATCTTTCCTGGAAGAGTTGGCCCAGTGTTCCTGGCCAGGGGGCTTGCGTAGTCCTAGACACGTGACTGCAGCCACGGCAAGCATGGGTGCCTATTTCCTGCGGAGCATGTTTGATGATCTCTCTCGTGTAGAGAATCTACAATTTTGTGTGGAAGTGATCAAAAGTAACTTCTTTGGTCCGTTGGTGACGGCCACGGGTTTGATCACCGGCGCTGATCTGATTGCCTCTTTGAAGGGTAAGGAACTTGGTGACTATTTGGTCCTACCCGCTGTAACTGTGAATCAGGATTTGGTATTCCTAGACGATGTGCATCTAGAGGATGTGGCAAGGGAACTAAATGTGAAAATAAGACTGATCAACGGGGCCCCGGCGATGGCAAAGTTTATTACCGAATTGGCCGAGGGGTAA